The following are encoded together in the Paludisphaera mucosa genome:
- a CDS encoding BPTD_3080 family restriction endonuclease → MSNPFFDHPILNSPYACPQRHWELDDQGQPTQEIIEKRRRAEFITPIPRPKKRKKGSGQQNFVFDEGKGLSTQEQQYDPTSIINAVRAQVEVWRSWPKPGEWQVTPETARLLQYWRDPDFAGLRPFFCQVEAVETAIWLTEVAPHSKSGKQLLESLGSANRDANPELFRIALKLATGAGKTTVMAMLMAWQTINAVRRPGTRNFTRGFLVVAPGLTIKDRLRVLLPNDPDNYYTTRMLVPTDMLDDMVRAKIVITNYHAFKLRERIELSSGGRALLQGRGEALDTLESEGQMIQRVMPDLMGLKNVLVLNDEAHHCYREKPQDEDDEDLQGDEKKEAQKNNEAARLWISGLEAVNRKLGVSRIVDLSATPFFLRGSGYAEGTLFPWTASDFSLMDAIECGIVKLPRVPVAENIPGNEMPVYRDLWKNIQKHMPKKGRGKGETLDPLELPTRLQTALQALYGHYEKTFKLWEQKAIKVPPCFIIVCQNTAISKLVYDFISGFQRRKADGTTTLENGRLALFRNFDETTGNPLPRPNTLLIDSEQLEAGDALDDNFRSMAVDEIERFRREIVERSGDPRAGENISDQELLREVMNTVGKPGQLGGSIRCVVSVSMLTEGWDANTVTHVLGIRAFGTQLLCEQVIGRALRRQSYELNEEGLFNVEYADVFGIPFDFTAKPVIAPPQPPRETIQVKAVRPARDALEIRFPRVEGYRVELPEERLTAEFDEDSVLVLTPDLVGPSITRNSGIIGEAVDMNLEHLGDLRPSSLVFNVTQRLLYTKWRDPGEEPRLHLFGQLKRITKQWLDTCLVCKGSTYPGLLMYQELADIACNRITAGITRAFLGDRPIKALLDSYNPTGSTAHVRFNTSKADRWETSPTRCHLNWVITDSDWEAEFCRVAESHPRVRAYVKNHNLGFEVPYRHGSENRKYRPDFIVLVDDGHGEDDLLHLVVEIKGYRGEDAKEKKSTMDIYWMPGVNHLKAYGRWAFAEFTEVYQIEADFKAKVEGEFDRLIASVAARPVEQGS, encoded by the coding sequence ATGAGCAACCCTTTCTTCGATCATCCCATCCTGAATTCCCCGTACGCGTGTCCACAGCGTCACTGGGAACTCGACGACCAAGGGCAGCCGACCCAGGAGATCATCGAGAAACGTCGCCGGGCCGAGTTCATCACGCCTATACCCAGGCCCAAGAAGCGTAAGAAGGGTAGCGGCCAGCAGAACTTCGTTTTCGACGAGGGCAAGGGCCTCTCGACCCAGGAACAGCAGTACGACCCCACTTCGATCATCAATGCGGTGCGGGCCCAAGTGGAGGTCTGGCGATCGTGGCCCAAGCCGGGCGAATGGCAAGTCACCCCCGAAACAGCCCGGCTCCTGCAATATTGGAGGGACCCGGACTTCGCCGGGCTCCGGCCGTTCTTTTGCCAGGTAGAAGCCGTGGAAACGGCCATCTGGCTGACGGAAGTCGCGCCGCACTCGAAGTCTGGAAAGCAGCTCCTGGAAAGCCTTGGCTCGGCGAACCGGGACGCCAACCCTGAACTCTTCCGGATCGCCCTGAAGCTGGCCACCGGCGCGGGCAAGACCACGGTCATGGCCATGTTGATGGCGTGGCAAACCATCAACGCCGTGCGCCGCCCAGGCACCAGGAACTTCACGCGTGGGTTCCTCGTCGTCGCCCCCGGGCTCACGATCAAGGATCGCCTGCGCGTTCTCCTGCCGAACGACCCCGACAATTACTACACCACCCGAATGCTCGTTCCCACCGACATGCTCGACGACATGGTCCGGGCGAAGATCGTCATCACGAACTATCACGCCTTCAAGCTTCGGGAGAGGATCGAACTATCCTCCGGCGGGCGTGCCTTGCTCCAAGGGCGTGGCGAGGCGCTCGACACCCTGGAGAGCGAGGGCCAGATGATCCAGCGGGTGATGCCCGACCTCATGGGGTTGAAGAACGTCCTGGTCCTCAACGACGAAGCCCATCACTGCTACCGAGAGAAGCCCCAGGACGAGGACGACGAGGACCTCCAGGGGGACGAGAAGAAGGAGGCCCAGAAGAACAACGAGGCCGCTCGGTTGTGGATCTCCGGCCTGGAAGCCGTGAACCGCAAGCTCGGCGTGTCCCGGATCGTCGATCTGTCGGCGACGCCGTTCTTCCTGCGTGGTTCGGGCTACGCGGAGGGTACGCTCTTCCCCTGGACGGCGAGCGACTTCTCACTCATGGACGCGATCGAATGCGGCATCGTAAAGTTGCCGCGCGTGCCCGTCGCCGAGAATATCCCTGGCAATGAGATGCCCGTCTACCGGGACCTCTGGAAAAACATCCAGAAACACATGCCCAAGAAGGGCCGAGGCAAGGGCGAGACTCTGGACCCGCTCGAACTCCCGACCCGCCTCCAGACCGCGCTGCAAGCCCTCTACGGCCACTATGAGAAGACCTTCAAGCTCTGGGAGCAGAAGGCTATCAAGGTCCCGCCTTGCTTCATCATCGTCTGCCAGAACACGGCGATATCCAAGCTGGTATACGATTTCATTTCCGGATTCCAGCGGAGGAAAGCGGACGGGACGACGACTCTGGAGAACGGCCGGCTCGCACTCTTCCGCAACTTCGACGAGACCACCGGCAACCCTCTCCCAAGGCCGAACACCCTGCTGATCGACAGTGAGCAACTCGAAGCGGGAGACGCTCTCGACGACAACTTCCGCAGCATGGCCGTCGACGAGATCGAGCGTTTCCGCCGCGAGATCGTCGAGCGTAGCGGCGACCCTCGCGCCGGGGAGAACATCAGCGATCAAGAACTCCTGCGCGAGGTCATGAACACCGTCGGCAAGCCCGGCCAGCTCGGCGGCTCCATCCGATGCGTCGTCTCCGTCTCCATGCTCACCGAGGGCTGGGACGCAAACACGGTCACTCACGTTCTCGGCATCCGCGCCTTCGGCACCCAACTCTTGTGCGAGCAGGTCATCGGCCGCGCCCTCCGCCGCCAGTCTTACGAGCTGAACGAGGAAGGCCTTTTCAACGTCGAGTATGCCGACGTCTTCGGCATCCCCTTCGACTTCACCGCGAAGCCAGTGATTGCGCCTCCGCAGCCGCCGCGCGAGACCATCCAGGTCAAGGCCGTCCGCCCGGCCCGCGACGCCCTCGAAATCCGCTTCCCCCGCGTCGAAGGCTACCGCGTCGAACTGCCCGAAGAGCGGCTCACGGCCGAGTTCGACGAGGACTCGGTCCTCGTACTCACCCCCGACCTCGTCGGCCCGTCCATCACCCGGAACTCGGGGATCATCGGCGAGGCGGTCGACATGAACCTGGAGCACCTGGGCGACCTCCGCCCGTCGTCGCTCGTGTTCAACGTCACACAGCGCCTTCTCTACACCAAGTGGCGCGACCCCGGGGAGGAGCCTCGGCTCCACCTTTTCGGTCAGCTCAAACGCATCACCAAGCAATGGCTCGACACCTGCCTGGTCTGTAAGGGAAGTACCTATCCTGGCCTGCTGATGTATCAGGAGTTGGCGGACATCGCCTGCAACCGTATCACGGCCGGGATCACGCGAGCATTCCTCGGCGACCGTCCCATCAAGGCGCTGCTCGACTCGTACAACCCCACCGGGTCCACAGCCCACGTCCGCTTCAACACGTCGAAGGCCGATCGTTGGGAGACCAGCCCGACGCGTTGCCACCTCAACTGGGTGATCACGGACAGCGACTGGGAGGCCGAGTTCTGCCGCGTGGCGGAGTCTCACCCGAGGGTCCGGGCCTATGTGAAGAACCACAACCTGGGGTTCGAAGTCCCCTATCGCCACGGTTCGGAGAATCGCAAGTACCGGCCCGACTTCATCGTGCTCGTGGACGACGGGCACGGCGAGGATGATCTGCTGCACCTGGTCGTCGAGATCAAGGGCTATCGGGGCGAGGATGCGAAGGAAAAGAAGTCGACCATGGACATCTACTGGATGCCGGGCGTGAACCACCTCAAGGCCTACGGGCGGTGGGCATTCGCCGAGTTCACCGAGGTCTATCAGATCGAGGCCGACTTCAAGGCCAAGGTCGAGGGCGAGTTCGACAGGCTGATCGCCTCCGTGGCCGCTCGGCCGGTGGAGCAAGGAAGCTAA